In one Bacillus mesophilus genomic region, the following are encoded:
- the udk gene encoding uridine kinase: protein MGSKPIVIGIAGGSGSGKTSVTKAIYEHFKGHSILLIEQDFYYKDQTHVPMEDRLKTNYDHPLAFDNDLLISHMKELLQYKPIEKPVYDYKLHTRSKDVIIVEPKDVIILEGILVLEDDRLRELMDIKLFVDTDADIRIIRRMLRDIKERGRTLDSVIEQYISVVRPMHNQFIEPTKRYANIIIPEGGHNHVAIDLMVTKIQTILEEKVIL, encoded by the coding sequence ATGGGAAGTAAACCCATTGTAATTGGAATCGCTGGCGGATCTGGTTCAGGGAAAACAAGTGTAACAAAAGCGATTTATGAACATTTTAAAGGACATTCAATCCTATTAATAGAACAGGACTTTTATTACAAAGATCAAACTCATGTGCCAATGGAGGATAGACTTAAAACCAATTATGATCATCCATTAGCTTTTGACAATGACTTGTTAATTTCCCATATGAAAGAGCTGCTTCAGTACAAACCCATTGAAAAGCCAGTATACGATTATAAGCTTCACACAAGATCTAAAGATGTTATTATTGTAGAACCAAAGGATGTTATCATACTCGAGGGTATTTTGGTTCTTGAAGATGATCGACTAAGAGAGTTAATGGATATAAAATTATTTGTCGATACAGATGCGGATATTCGAATCATTAGAAGAATGCTCCGTGATATTAAAGAGCGAGGGCGTACGTTAGATTCGGTGATTGAACAGTATATCTCAGTAGTAAGACCGATGCACAATCAGTTTATTGAACCTACAAAACGATATGCTAACATAATCATTCCAGAAGGCGGACATAACC